One window of Tenacibaculum maritimum NCIMB 2154 genomic DNA carries:
- a CDS encoding TIGR01777 family oxidoreductase: MNKILITGGKGLIGSHLCKKLEKAGYQIAILTRTPVHKNEYKWDVNQQYIDPEALKNTTHIIHLAGEGIANERWTKIRKQKIRDSRITSIHLLLHKVKELQIPLQAFVSASAIGYYGAVTADTIFKESDAPATDFIGTTCKQWEDSALQFLNENIPTTILRTGIVLTKQGGALEKMNTPFFLATLGSGQQYMPWIHIDDLCNLYLKAIQSDRFTGIFNAIAPEHHTNRTFTKALSQITNKSIFPFAIPSLLFKIAFGEMSLLLLQGSRVSSEKVASSYTFKFPNLPMALTDIYSKKQPL; the protein is encoded by the coding sequence ATGAATAAAATTCTTATTACTGGCGGAAAAGGACTCATAGGAAGCCATTTATGTAAAAAGTTGGAAAAAGCAGGCTATCAAATAGCTATTTTAACAAGAACTCCTGTTCATAAAAATGAATATAAATGGGATGTCAATCAACAATATATCGATCCGGAAGCTTTAAAAAACACCACGCATATAATTCACTTAGCTGGTGAAGGAATAGCTAATGAACGATGGACAAAAATCAGGAAGCAAAAGATTAGAGATAGCCGAATAACATCAATACACTTATTGCTGCATAAAGTCAAAGAGTTACAAATACCCTTACAAGCCTTTGTTTCTGCATCTGCTATAGGGTATTACGGAGCTGTTACTGCTGATACTATTTTTAAAGAAAGTGATGCACCTGCCACTGATTTTATAGGAACTACTTGTAAACAATGGGAAGATAGTGCACTACAATTCTTAAATGAAAATATTCCTACTACCATTTTAAGAACAGGAATCGTATTAACAAAGCAAGGAGGAGCCCTAGAAAAAATGAATACTCCATTTTTTTTGGCTACGCTAGGAAGTGGCCAGCAATACATGCCTTGGATTCATATTGACGATTTGTGCAACTTATATCTCAAAGCCATCCAATCTGATCGTTTTACAGGTATTTTTAATGCTATAGCTCCAGAACATCATACCAATCGTACTTTTACTAAAGCCCTCTCTCAAATAACTAACAAAAGTATTTTTCCTTTTGCCATTCCTTCTTTACTATTTAAAATAGCTTTTGGTGAAATGAGTCTTCTTCTTCTACAAGGAAGTAGGGTTTCTTCTGAAAAAGTAGCTAGCTCTTACACTTTCAAATTCCCTAACTTACCAATGGCATTGACTGATATTTATTCAAAAAAGCAACCACTATGA
- a CDS encoding GNAT family N-acetyltransferase — translation MTATLKNPVWYSLCETHKKHTIDYDGVKFYNPKISSFGAFLRHDYDPKALNEYAKLAGDFFLVSEKETPSFDASFVQLNKKMEGCQMVLNKFVDCEITEEITVLTEKHLQEIYNLVWLVMPGYYKKHTFYMGAYFGIFKDQKLVAITGQRMQTNSFIEVSSVVTHPEYTRKGFAKQLVAHTTKEILKAQKTPILHTTKGNSAIKLYENLGYNITRDMNWWYFRKK, via the coding sequence ATGACCGCTACATTAAAAAATCCTGTTTGGTATTCGCTTTGCGAAACGCATAAAAAACATACCATCGATTATGATGGAGTAAAATTTTACAATCCAAAAATTTCCTCTTTTGGTGCCTTTTTAAGGCATGATTATGATCCAAAAGCCCTCAACGAATACGCAAAACTTGCAGGAGATTTCTTTTTAGTTAGCGAAAAAGAAACACCTTCCTTTGACGCCTCTTTCGTACAACTAAACAAAAAAATGGAAGGCTGTCAAATGGTATTAAATAAATTTGTTGATTGTGAAATCACAGAAGAAATAACCGTTCTTACAGAAAAACACCTTCAAGAGATTTACAATTTAGTGTGGTTAGTAATGCCTGGTTATTACAAAAAACATACTTTTTATATGGGAGCATATTTCGGTATTTTTAAAGACCAAAAGTTAGTTGCTATAACAGGGCAACGTATGCAAACAAATTCTTTTATTGAGGTGAGTTCTGTAGTGACGCATCCTGAGTACACTCGTAAAGGCTTTGCTAAACAGCTAGTAGCCCATACCACCAAAGAAATCTTAAAAGCCCAAAAAACGCCCATTTTACATACTACTAAAGGAAATAGCGCTATTAAGCTGTATGAAAACTTAGGGTACAACATCACCAGAGATATGAATTGGTGGTATTTTAGAAAAAAATAA
- a CDS encoding dihydrolipoamide acetyltransferase family protein has product MARFELKLPKMGESVVEATITSWLKEVGDTVELDDAVVEIATDKVDSEVPSEVEGTLVEILFDKDAVVQVGETIAIIETAGGEHVSEEKKVSKEEAPKEVAAIEKTVAEAKEIGTTITVKEAYSDTDKFYSPLVKSIAQTEGISKEELEGIIGTGKDGRVTKADILLYVADRGNLEAKVVPTKKEVKVVEKATPISVSGEDEIIEMSRMGKLISKHMVASIQTSAHVQSFIEIDVTNIVKWRNKVKDAFLKREGEKLTFTPILMQAVASTIKKHPLINISVDGDRIIKKKHINLGMAAALPDGNLIVPVIKNADQLSLVGITKAVNDLAKRARANKLKPDDIQGGTYTVTNVGSFGSITGTPIINQPEVAILALGAIVKKPAVIETPDGDFIGIRHKMIVSHSYDHRVVNGALGGMFIKTFKELLEAWDVNQDF; this is encoded by the coding sequence ATGGCTAGATTTGAACTTAAATTGCCTAAAATGGGCGAGAGTGTTGTAGAAGCAACAATTACATCTTGGTTAAAAGAGGTAGGGGATACGGTAGAACTTGATGATGCTGTGGTAGAAATAGCTACTGATAAAGTAGATTCTGAAGTGCCAAGTGAGGTAGAAGGAACCTTAGTCGAAATTTTATTTGATAAAGATGCGGTTGTTCAAGTAGGAGAAACAATAGCTATTATTGAAACAGCGGGAGGAGAACATGTTTCTGAGGAAAAGAAAGTTAGCAAAGAAGAGGCACCAAAAGAAGTAGCGGCTATTGAAAAAACAGTTGCAGAAGCTAAAGAGATTGGTACAACTATAACAGTAAAGGAAGCTTATAGTGATACAGATAAGTTTTATTCGCCGTTAGTAAAAAGTATTGCACAAACTGAGGGTATTTCAAAAGAAGAATTGGAAGGGATTATAGGAACAGGAAAAGATGGACGAGTAACGAAAGCTGATATTCTTTTGTATGTAGCTGATAGAGGGAATTTAGAAGCTAAAGTAGTTCCTACTAAAAAAGAAGTGAAGGTAGTAGAAAAAGCAACTCCAATTTCAGTAAGTGGAGAGGACGAGATTATAGAAATGAGTCGTATGGGGAAATTAATTTCTAAGCATATGGTAGCTTCCATACAAACATCTGCTCATGTACAGTCTTTTATAGAAATAGATGTCACCAATATTGTAAAATGGAGAAATAAGGTAAAAGATGCCTTTTTGAAAAGGGAAGGTGAGAAATTGACTTTTACGCCAATTTTGATGCAGGCAGTAGCTTCTACAATTAAGAAGCACCCTTTGATTAATATTTCTGTAGATGGAGATCGCATTATAAAAAAGAAGCATATTAATTTAGGAATGGCAGCGGCGTTGCCTGATGGAAATTTAATAGTGCCTGTTATTAAAAATGCAGACCAGCTAAGTTTGGTAGGAATCACAAAGGCAGTTAATGATTTGGCAAAGAGAGCAAGAGCTAATAAATTAAAACCAGACGATATTCAAGGAGGAACTTACACGGTAACTAATGTAGGTAGTTTTGGAAGTATTACAGGAACACCAATCATTAACCAGCCGGAGGTAGCTATATTGGCTTTAGGAGCAATTGTAAAAAAGCCTGCGGTAATAGAAACACCAGATGGCGACTTTATAGGAATTCGCCATAAGATGATTGTTTCTCATTCATATGATCATAGAGTGGTAAATGGTGCTTTAGGAGGAATGTTTATTAAAACATTTAAAGAATTATTAGAAGCTTGGGATGTGAACCAAGATTTCTAA
- a CDS encoding transposase has translation MNIPSESASGWKEVLTSIKQRGLQKIELDTITPLVFKNAAHQKCVVHLKRNILNRVASKHKEQVVEDLKGSLYLI, from the coding sequence GTGAACATCCCCTCTGAATCAGCCTCTGGTTGGAAAGAAGTATTAACATCTATAAAACAACGTGGTCTTCAAAAAATAGAATTAGATACCATAACTCCATTAGTTTTTAAAAATGCTGCACATCAAAAATGTGTCGTTCATTTAAAGAGGAATATTTTAAACAGAGTGGCTTCAAAACATAAAGAACAAGTTGTTGAGGATTTAAAAGGAAGTCTTTATTTAATCTAG